GCCCCCGTTCTGTTCAATCCACTCCCGCCGCTCCTTGCCCAGGTAGTTGGCCACACTCTCCGCCAGCGAGTCCGCAGGGCTGGGGCCGGCCTCCGGGCTCATGACGATGCCCGAGTCCCTCAGGTGGCGGCCCAGAACCCCGGCGAAGGCGAAGATGCTCACCACCCGGCCCCAGTTCATCTTCTCGTCGGCCGACATCTCCTCCACCACCCGGCGCAGGAAGTCGGCCGCGGCCGTGGCCGTGTTGGTCTCCTCCCGGGCCGGGCCCGATGAGGCCGCcgccgctgctgctgctgccgccgCCGCTTCTCCTTCGGGCCCGGCCACCGCCGCCGCCGCCTTCCGCGGCCTGGCCGCCATTTGGAGGCCGTTGTCGAAGCGGCTCTTCATGTTGCTGAAGGCGGCCTGGTGCTCCTCCACCATCTGGTCGGCCACCTTGCGGAGGGTGAAGGCCGTCCTGCTGGGCGCCCGGGGCTCCCGTGCCGGGCTCATCAGGCAGTGCTGCAGGTAGTCGCGGGCCAGCAGCAGCGCCTCCTCCCTCACGCCCGGCCGCATCCTCCACCCGCTCAAGCTGCGGCCGCGCTCCAGCCGCGACTGCCCGCCGCCTCGCTCCGCCGTTGCCAGGGGTGATGCTGCCGGCCTCCGCTCGCTCACTCGATCGTGCCCCGCCCCCGCAGTGCCAGGTTGCCCCAGTAACACGCGCGCGCTCTCCTGCCCGCTCGCTCGCCCCCGTTGCCCGGTAACGCGCTCACTTCCTCTCGCGCGGACACAGACTGCGCCGCTGCCACGCGCAGGCCGCCCTTTAAACCgcgccgcacccccctccccttgtgACGTTGCCGTTTAAAGGGCCAGCCCGGCCACGCCCCCTCTGCCAActgtcaccctccctccccaccgcagctgccccaccccctccacctgtgCCACCCTCTGCCCAACTGTTCCCCTCTCCTCATACCATCccctgtgcagcagcagccccctcccctcttcccctcccctcttcccctccaccaACTGCCCTGCCCttctcctcccacagtgcagcaactgcccctcccccaactgcccccaccccctccaccaactgccccctccccctccaccaactgccccctccccctccaccaactgccccctcccctccccctccaactgcccccaccccctccaccaactgccccttcccctccaccaacTGCCCCCTCCCTTTCTACCAACTGCCTCTTCCCCCTCCaccaactgccccctccccctccaccaactgccccttcccctccaccaactgccccctccccctccgtcaactgccccctccccctccaactgccccctccccctccaccaactgccccttccccctccaccaactgccccctccaccaactgcctcctccccctcccccaactgccccctccaccaactgccccctcccactccaccaactgccccctcccccaactgccccctccccctccaccaactgccccctccccctccaccaactgccccctccccctccaccaactgccccctccccttccaccaactgccccctccaccaactgccccctcccccaactgccccctccccctcccccaactgccc
This DNA window, taken from Mustelus asterias chromosome 24, sMusAst1.hap1.1, whole genome shotgun sequence, encodes the following:
- the bcl2l10 gene encoding bcl-2-like protein 10 — protein: MRPGVREEALLLARDYLQHCLMSPAREPRAPSRTAFTLRKVADQMVEEHQAAFSNMKSRFDNGLQMAARPRKAAAAVAGPEGEAAAAAAAAAAASSGPAREETNTATAAADFLRRVVEEMSADEKMNWGRVVSIFAFAGVLGRHLRDSGIVMSPEAGPSPADSLAESVANYLGKERREWIEQNGGWEGFLRFFGSDDHWQESTVRNMLITVAGFGIAGLACLLAVR